A section of the Rummeliibacillus pycnus genome encodes:
- a CDS encoding GntR family transcriptional regulator, protein MIEGIAIGAIKPGESLPSVRLLAADLGVNMHTVNKSYHELEKKGLITIQPKSGAIVNPSDEMEKAKAKQLDYMEKMLRPVIAEGIVYGLEMGDFEQLVDKIIKKLQ, encoded by the coding sequence ATCATCGAAGGTATTGCTATTGGAGCTATAAAACCAGGTGAATCACTACCTTCTGTACGTTTACTTGCTGCCGATTTAGGTGTCAATATGCACACAGTTAATAAGAGTTATCATGAATTAGAGAAAAAGGGACTGATTACAATTCAGCCAAAATCAGGTGCTATTGTAAATCCATCTGATGAGATGGAGAAGGCAAAAGCAAAGCAATTAGATTACATGGAAAAAATGCTAAGACCTGTAATAGCTGAAGGAATCGTTTATGGTTTAGAGATGGGGGATTTTGAACAGTTGGTTGACAAGATAATAAAAAAATTACAATAG
- a CDS encoding nuclear transport factor 2 family protein, translated as MDHTYLKEHLQQLEQDLLKTEIRQSKERLSEYLSPSFFEIGSSGKTLYKEQGIATEGLRVVKMSLSNFEIYPLSENIVLATYKIFDEISKQTSLRSSIWKRENGKWKMQFHQGTKVL; from the coding sequence ATGGATCATACATATTTAAAAGAGCATTTACAACAACTCGAACAAGATCTCTTAAAAACTGAAATACGTCAATCTAAGGAAAGGTTGAGTGAATATTTATCACCTAGTTTTTTTGAAATTGGTAGTTCAGGGAAAACTTTATACAAAGAGCAAGGAATTGCTACTGAAGGACTTAGGGTAGTAAAAATGAGTTTAAGTAATTTTGAGATATATCCTTTATCTGAAAATATTGTTTTAGCAACATATAAAATCTTTGATGAAATAAGTAAGCAAACTTCATTGAGAAGTTCTATTTGGAAGAGAGAAAACGGGAAATGGAAAATGCAATTTCATCAAGGGACAAAGGTTCTATAG
- the lysS gene encoding lysine--tRNA ligase: MAEELNDQLLVRRQKMDSIKEKGLDPFGQRFERTHLSNELKEQYANFSKEELEENENAEQVVIAGRIMTKRSKGKVGFANIQDLGGQIQIYVRKDAIGEEAYDIFKHADLGDIVGIKGTVFKTHVGELTVKALEFTFLSKSLRPLPEKFHGLQDVEQRYRQRYLDLITNDDSKKTFITRSQIIRSIRNFLDNKGYLEVETPMLNSVAGGAAARPFVTHHNALDATMFMRIAIELYLKRLIVGGLEKVYEIGRVFRNEGVSTRHNPEFTLLELYEAYADFHDIMDLTEDLFGHVAQEVLGTTQIQYGEDTIDLSKGWKRLHMVDAVKEATGVDFWKEMTKEEAQTLAREHHIDIKDTMEVGHIINEFFEQKVEETLVQPTFVYGHPVEISPLAKKNAEDPRFTDRFELFIVRREHANAFTELNDPIDQRERFEAQMREKEQGNDEAHEMDEDFLEALEYGMAPTGGLGIGIDRLIMLLTNSQSIRDVLLFPLMRSRD; the protein is encoded by the coding sequence GTGGCAGAAGAATTAAATGACCAACTTTTGGTGAGACGCCAAAAAATGGATTCTATAAAAGAAAAAGGCTTAGACCCATTCGGTCAACGCTTTGAACGCACACATTTATCAAACGAATTAAAAGAACAATATGCTAATTTTTCAAAAGAAGAACTAGAAGAAAATGAAAATGCTGAACAAGTCGTAATTGCTGGTCGTATTATGACTAAACGTAGTAAGGGTAAAGTTGGTTTTGCGAACATTCAAGACTTAGGTGGTCAAATTCAAATTTATGTACGAAAAGATGCTATTGGTGAAGAGGCCTATGATATTTTCAAACATGCAGATCTTGGTGATATCGTAGGTATTAAAGGCACAGTTTTCAAAACACATGTGGGCGAATTAACTGTAAAAGCACTTGAGTTCACTTTCTTATCAAAATCTTTACGTCCACTACCAGAGAAATTCCATGGTTTACAAGATGTAGAGCAACGTTACCGTCAACGCTACCTTGATTTGATTACAAATGATGATAGCAAAAAAACTTTCATTACTCGTAGTCAAATCATCCGTTCTATCCGTAACTTCTTAGATAACAAAGGTTACTTAGAAGTAGAAACACCAATGCTAAACTCTGTAGCTGGTGGTGCAGCAGCCCGTCCATTTGTTACACACCATAATGCTTTGGATGCAACCATGTTTATGCGTATTGCCATTGAACTATACTTAAAACGCTTAATCGTAGGTGGACTTGAAAAAGTATATGAAATCGGCCGTGTATTCCGTAACGAAGGTGTGTCTACTCGTCACAACCCAGAGTTCACATTGCTTGAATTATATGAAGCATATGCAGACTTCCATGACATCATGGACCTTACTGAAGATTTATTTGGACATGTCGCTCAAGAAGTACTTGGAACAACTCAAATTCAATATGGTGAAGATACAATTGATCTTTCTAAAGGTTGGAAACGTCTACACATGGTAGATGCAGTAAAAGAGGCTACAGGAGTAGACTTCTGGAAAGAAATGACGAAAGAAGAAGCACAAACTTTAGCTCGTGAACACCATATCGATATCAAAGATACGATGGAAGTTGGTCATATTATTAATGAATTCTTCGAACAGAAAGTAGAAGAAACATTAGTTCAACCTACGTTTGTTTATGGTCATCCAGTTGAAATTTCTCCGCTTGCTAAGAAAAACGCTGAAGACCCACGATTCACAGACCGATTCGAATTGTTTATCGTTCGTCGTGAACATGCAAATGCATTTACAGAATTAAATGATCCAATTGATCAACGTGAACGCTTCGAAGCACAAATGCGTGAAAAAGAACAAGGTAATGATGAAGCACATGAAATGGATGAAGATTTCTTAGAAGCATTAGAATATGGGATGGCTCCTACTGGTGGTTTAGGCATCGGTATCGACCGCTTAATCATGCTTTTAACAAACTCTCAATCTATTCGTGATGTATTATTATTCCCATTAATGCGTTCACGTGACTAA
- the dusB gene encoding tRNA dihydrouridine synthase DusB: protein MTEIQEKPFKIGDIVMDNRVVLAPMAGVCNSAFRLTVKEFGAGLVYAEMISDKGIVQRNSKTMNMLYIDERENPLSLQIFGGDKETLVEAAQYVDKYTTADIIDINMGCPVNKIIKCEAGAKWLLDPNKIYEMVSAVVDAVDKPVSCKMRIGWDEDHIYAVKNAQAAERAGASAIAMHGRTRLQMYEGKANWDILKEVKENINIPFIGNGDVETPEDAKRLLEYTGADGVMIGRAALGNPWMIYRTVEYLQSGRLMPEPPIREKIDVCLLHFERLMSLKGEKIAVREMRKHASWYLKGVRGNGKARNLINQAETALELRTILNELVNEIEEAEATHQSIQIG from the coding sequence GTGACTGAAATACAAGAGAAACCGTTTAAAATTGGCGATATTGTCATGGATAACCGGGTTGTACTTGCACCTATGGCTGGAGTTTGTAACTCTGCATTCCGTCTAACTGTTAAAGAATTTGGAGCGGGTCTAGTATATGCAGAAATGATTTCTGATAAAGGAATTGTTCAACGTAATAGTAAAACCATGAATATGCTTTATATTGATGAACGTGAAAATCCACTTTCACTTCAAATTTTTGGAGGAGACAAAGAAACCCTTGTTGAAGCAGCTCAATATGTAGATAAATACACTACAGCAGATATTATCGATATCAATATGGGTTGCCCAGTCAATAAAATTATTAAATGTGAAGCAGGGGCTAAATGGCTTTTAGATCCTAATAAAATTTATGAAATGGTTTCTGCAGTAGTAGATGCTGTAGATAAGCCAGTGAGCTGTAAAATGCGTATTGGTTGGGACGAAGACCATATCTATGCAGTAAAAAATGCACAAGCTGCAGAACGTGCAGGAGCATCTGCTATTGCAATGCATGGCCGTACTCGACTTCAAATGTATGAAGGAAAGGCAAACTGGGATATTCTAAAAGAAGTAAAAGAGAATATTAATATTCCATTCATCGGTAATGGTGACGTTGAAACACCAGAAGACGCCAAACGTTTGCTTGAATACACTGGAGCGGATGGTGTCATGATTGGACGTGCAGCACTAGGGAATCCTTGGATGATTTATCGTACTGTAGAATACTTACAATCAGGTAGATTAATGCCAGAGCCGCCGATTCGTGAAAAAATCGATGTTTGCTTACTGCATTTTGAACGATTAATGTCTTTAAAAGGAGAAAAAATTGCAGTACGTGAAATGCGAAAACATGCTTCGTGGTACTTAAAAGGTGTTCGTGGTAATGGTAAGGCTCGTAACCTTATCAACCAAGCTGAAACTGCTTTAGAGTTACGTACAATTCTAAATGAGCTAGTTAATGAAATTGAAGAAGCTGAAGCAACTCATCAATCTATTCAAATTGGCTAA
- the folK gene encoding 2-amino-4-hydroxy-6-hydroxymethyldihydropteridine diphosphokinase — protein MNEVYISLGSNMGDKEETLRHAVQLLQEHQEVEVIKLSSIYETDPVGYTDQDVFLNMVILVHTTLTAQRMLEVCQDIERELKRIRVIHWGPRTIDLDILLYNHDNIETETLIVPHARMHERAFVLVPLVEIAPELKYPLTDEALKTMLRRVGNKGVRLWKSIARVSEFVYSESEEE, from the coding sequence ATGAATGAAGTCTATATCTCATTAGGATCTAATATGGGAGATAAAGAAGAAACTTTACGTCATGCCGTGCAACTTTTGCAAGAACACCAAGAAGTCGAAGTCATTAAACTTTCTTCTATTTATGAAACAGATCCGGTTGGTTATACAGATCAAGATGTATTTTTGAATATGGTAATACTAGTGCATACTACATTAACAGCTCAACGAATGCTTGAAGTATGTCAAGATATAGAGCGTGAGTTAAAAAGAATTCGAGTTATTCATTGGGGTCCGCGAACGATAGACCTTGACATTTTGCTTTATAATCATGACAATATTGAAACAGAGACACTAATCGTACCTCATGCTCGTATGCATGAACGTGCATTTGTTCTCGTACCTTTAGTAGAAATTGCTCCAGAGCTGAAGTACCCTTTAACTGACGAAGCATTAAAGACAATGCTGAGGAGAGTAGGAAATAAGGGAGTTAGACTATGGAAATCAATTGCTAGGGTCTCAGAATTTGTGTATTCAGAAAGTGAAGAGGAATGA
- the folB gene encoding dihydroneopterin aldolase yields MDYIHIKDMEFYGYHGVLLEETKLGQRFRVTLSIATDLEHAGKTDELTNTVSYAEVYELCKEVVEGKPYKLIEAVAEKIATVVSETYPSAVKGVRVEIIKPDPPIPGHYREVSVEITRGVFA; encoded by the coding sequence ATGGATTATATTCATATTAAAGATATGGAGTTTTATGGCTACCATGGCGTACTGCTAGAAGAAACAAAGCTAGGTCAACGATTTCGTGTTACACTATCTATCGCGACAGATTTAGAGCATGCGGGTAAAACCGATGAATTAACTAATACAGTTAGCTATGCGGAAGTGTATGAACTTTGCAAAGAAGTTGTAGAGGGGAAACCTTATAAGCTAATAGAAGCAGTTGCAGAAAAAATTGCAACGGTAGTTTCTGAAACATATCCATCTGCAGTCAAAGGAGTTCGTGTTGAAATTATTAAGCCAGATCCGCCAATCCCTGGTCACTATAGGGAAGTATCTGTAGAAATTACTAGAGGAGTGTTTGCATGA
- the folP gene encoding dihydropteroate synthase: MNLDKYKIVTIDGHELDFANETFVMGILNVTPDSFSDGGKFNSVENAVKHAKEMVADGAKIIDIGGESTRPGHTPVSAEEELSRIIPVIKAIREEVDVLLSVDTFKSEVARAAIEAGAHIINDIWGAQYDPDIAKVAAEYNVPIILMHNRTSEDYGKDFWEDAKKDLEKSIDIAFKAGVKDEYIWLDPGIGFAKSHEQNIEMMRALPKLVEMGYPVLLATSRKRMIGTVLALPVNERMEGTGATCCYGVDKGCHMVRVHDVKPIARMMKMMDALK; this comes from the coding sequence ATGAATCTTGATAAATATAAAATAGTAACTATTGATGGTCATGAACTCGATTTTGCAAATGAAACATTTGTTATGGGAATTTTAAATGTAACACCAGATTCATTTTCAGATGGAGGCAAGTTTAACTCTGTTGAAAATGCGGTGAAGCATGCTAAAGAAATGGTTGCTGATGGTGCAAAAATTATTGATATCGGCGGTGAGTCTACTCGACCAGGCCATACACCAGTTTCGGCAGAAGAAGAACTTTCTCGTATTATTCCAGTCATAAAAGCTATTCGGGAAGAAGTGGACGTATTACTCTCAGTAGATACGTTTAAATCAGAAGTTGCACGTGCTGCTATTGAGGCAGGAGCACATATTATCAACGATATTTGGGGAGCTCAATATGACCCGGATATTGCTAAAGTTGCTGCAGAATATAATGTACCAATCATTTTAATGCATAATCGTACGAGTGAAGATTATGGAAAAGATTTTTGGGAAGATGCTAAGAAAGATTTAGAAAAAAGCATCGATATTGCTTTTAAAGCTGGTGTAAAGGATGAATACATTTGGTTGGACCCAGGTATTGGCTTTGCAAAATCACATGAGCAAAATATTGAAATGATGAGAGCATTACCAAAACTTGTGGAAATGGGCTATCCAGTATTATTAGCGACATCTCGTAAACGTATGATTGGAACAGTGCTTGCCCTACCTGTAAATGAACGTATGGAAGGTACTGGAGCTACTTGTTGCTATGGGGTAGACAAGGGTTGTCACATGGTACGTGTACATGATGTGAAACCGATAGCAAGGATGATGAAAATGATGGATGCATTAAAATAA
- the pabC gene encoding aminodeoxychorismate lyase, protein MICWMNGKYVESMELSVSPTDHGYLYGLGFFETFRTYNDVPFLWDEHCERIQGALEEYRIEMNYTFEELRNVIMELNRRNGQTDGYFRLNISAGEGGLGLNITNYLNPNVIIFRKELPVVPRGQEKNAVWLNTIRNSPEQPIRYKSHHYANNIRARFELPSLKDVEGFFINADGYVAEGITSNIFWVIENELYTPSLSTGILPGITRQHVLNLANKAGLNIHVGKYTPQDLEKAAECFVTTSIQELIPIRGLGEKCFLGNKGVIYRNLHNMYIASIEEG, encoded by the coding sequence TTGATTTGTTGGATGAATGGAAAATATGTTGAGAGTATGGAACTTTCTGTTTCTCCAACAGATCACGGATACTTATATGGGTTAGGTTTTTTTGAGACGTTTCGTACATATAATGATGTGCCTTTCCTATGGGACGAGCATTGCGAACGTATACAAGGTGCTTTAGAAGAATATCGGATTGAGATGAACTACACTTTTGAAGAATTACGGAATGTTATAATGGAACTAAATAGACGAAATGGTCAGACAGATGGCTATTTTCGATTGAATATTTCCGCTGGTGAAGGTGGACTTGGTTTAAACATAACCAATTATTTAAATCCTAATGTTATTATTTTTCGTAAAGAACTTCCCGTAGTTCCAAGAGGACAAGAAAAAAATGCAGTATGGCTAAATACAATACGTAATTCGCCAGAGCAACCCATTCGTTACAAGTCTCATCATTATGCAAATAATATACGGGCTCGTTTTGAATTACCTTCCTTAAAAGATGTAGAGGGATTCTTTATCAATGCAGATGGATATGTGGCTGAAGGTATTACTTCGAATATTTTCTGGGTAATAGAAAATGAATTATACACTCCATCTCTTTCAACGGGAATATTACCAGGTATTACTCGCCAACATGTATTAAATTTGGCCAATAAAGCTGGCCTCAATATTCACGTGGGAAAGTACACACCACAAGATTTGGAGAAAGCAGCGGAATGTTTTGTAACAACATCCATTCAAGAATTGATTCCAATTCGAGGGCTTGGTGAAAAATGCTTTTTAGGTAATAAAGGGGTAATCTATCGCAATCTACATAACATGTACATTGCGTCTATTGAAGAGGGGTAG
- the pabA gene encoding aminodeoxychorismate/anthranilate synthase component II: protein MILMIDNYDSFTYNLVQYFGELGEQLLVKRNDAISIGEIEELMPEIIVVSPGPCSPNEAGISLKVIEYFAGKIPIFGVCLGHQAIAQVFGGKVIRAKRLMHGKTSPIHHDGKGVNKGLSLPYIATRYHSLIVERETLPDCLEITSWTEEGEIMGIRHKELTVEGVQFHPESIMTQDGKKLLKNFIDTYCKERVH, encoded by the coding sequence ATGATTTTAATGATCGATAATTATGATTCCTTTACATACAACTTAGTTCAATATTTTGGAGAGCTGGGTGAGCAATTACTTGTAAAGCGTAATGATGCAATTTCTATTGGAGAGATAGAAGAACTAATGCCTGAAATAATTGTCGTGTCACCAGGGCCTTGTAGCCCCAATGAAGCTGGAATTAGTCTTAAGGTCATTGAGTACTTTGCAGGTAAAATTCCTATATTTGGTGTATGTTTAGGACATCAAGCGATTGCGCAAGTGTTTGGAGGAAAGGTTATACGTGCTAAACGATTAATGCATGGTAAAACCTCACCGATACACCACGATGGTAAAGGGGTTAATAAGGGTCTATCACTTCCGTATATTGCCACAAGATATCATTCGTTAATAGTTGAGAGGGAAACCCTCCCAGATTGTCTTGAAATAACTTCCTGGACAGAAGAAGGGGAAATTATGGGGATACGTCATAAAGAATTAACGGTTGAAGGTGTCCAATTTCACCCTGAATCGATCATGACCCAAGACGGTAAAAAGTTGTTGAAAAACTTTATCGATACGTATTGTAAGGAGCGAGTGCATTGA
- a CDS encoding anthranilate synthase component I family protein, with amino-acid sequence MNVQLVKSKPFSIQKDNFFNRYKKKVENETHSVFLESGRGGTKTIAAWNPLAIVQSTENGLQINWRDGKTEQRIGEPLQLLDQLLLQYKINTPSDSFYGGAIGFIAYDYVRRIETLPAIAKDDLQVPDIYFYIVDCWTVLDVESEKATVMKLSTSNVDVEKLANSWKTEHSKNYFDDTSAQVVENDHSRKVSMTSGEFKSAVEKIQHYIAQGDVFQVNLSVRQAKKFEVEPIIMYEALRKFNPSPYMAYISSSDFAIVSGSPELLIQKYGENLSTRPIAGTRPRGENDDEDLALANELIHHEKERAEHVMLVDLERNDLGRVSEYGTVHVDEFMVIEKYSHVMHIVSNVRGKVSKDYSNTDIIRAVFPGGTITGAPKIRTMEIIEELEPVRRGLYTGSIGWMGFNGDIELNIVIRTSFIKDGVAYIQAGAGVVIDSVPEREYIESLNKAKALWQAKTMAEGVKEL; translated from the coding sequence TTGAACGTTCAATTAGTTAAGTCTAAGCCTTTTTCAATACAAAAAGATAATTTTTTTAATCGTTATAAAAAGAAAGTAGAAAATGAAACACATAGTGTATTTTTAGAAAGCGGAAGGGGCGGAACTAAAACAATTGCTGCTTGGAATCCGCTTGCAATTGTCCAATCTACAGAAAATGGTTTACAAATTAATTGGCGAGATGGTAAGACGGAACAACGAATTGGAGAACCGTTGCAACTATTGGATCAATTACTTTTACAATATAAAATAAATACTCCTAGCGATTCATTTTATGGAGGAGCGATTGGTTTTATTGCATACGATTATGTACGGCGAATTGAAACCCTACCAGCTATTGCTAAAGATGACCTGCAAGTACCAGATATTTATTTTTATATCGTGGATTGTTGGACAGTCCTGGATGTTGAGAGTGAAAAAGCGACAGTCATGAAGTTATCAACGAGTAATGTAGATGTTGAAAAACTGGCAAATAGTTGGAAAACAGAACATTCAAAGAATTATTTTGATGATACAAGCGCCCAGGTAGTAGAGAATGACCATTCTCGCAAAGTTTCCATGACAAGCGGGGAGTTCAAAAGTGCTGTTGAAAAAATTCAACATTATATTGCACAGGGTGATGTATTCCAAGTTAACTTATCTGTTCGTCAGGCTAAAAAATTCGAAGTAGAACCTATAATAATGTACGAGGCACTTCGTAAATTTAACCCATCTCCTTATATGGCGTATATTTCATCATCTGACTTTGCTATTGTATCAGGGTCACCAGAGTTATTGATTCAGAAATATGGAGAAAATTTATCAACTCGTCCAATTGCAGGGACGCGACCACGTGGTGAAAATGATGATGAAGATTTAGCGCTTGCTAACGAATTAATACATCATGAAAAGGAACGTGCCGAACATGTCATGCTTGTAGATTTAGAACGTAATGATTTGGGGCGTGTTTCTGAATATGGTACGGTTCATGTTGATGAATTTATGGTTATTGAAAAGTACTCCCATGTTATGCATATCGTGTCCAATGTACGAGGAAAAGTATCTAAGGATTACAGTAATACAGATATTATTCGTGCAGTTTTCCCTGGAGGAACAATTACAGGAGCTCCTAAAATTCGCACGATGGAAATTATTGAGGAATTAGAACCTGTCCGCCGTGGTCTGTATACAGGTTCAATTGGTTGGATGGGCTTTAACGGAGACATCGAGCTTAATATTGTCATTCGTACTTCCTTTATTAAGGATGGAGTAGCTTATATTCAAGCTGGAGCAGGTGTTGTTATTGATTCAGTACCTGAGCGTGAATATATAGAATCACTTAATAAAGCAAAAGCATTATGGCAGGCGAAAACAATGGCAGAAGGAGTAAAAGAACTATGA
- the cysK gene encoding cysteine synthase A encodes MSKLVNSVVDLIGNTPIVKLNNVTGPNDADVYVKVEYFNPGSSVKDRLAYAMINKAEKDGLLKEGSTLIEPTSGNTGIGLAMVAAAKGYKAVIVMPDTMSMERRNLLRAYGAELILTPGAEGMKGAIAKAEELSKENGWFLPQQFENPVNAVVHRETTGPEIISAFEEAGLSLDAFVSGVGTGGTVTGSGEALKGKFPEIEIIAVEPKDSPVLSGGKPGPHKIQGIGAGFVPEVLKPEVITSIFPVENDDAFETSRKVAREEGILGGISAGAAMYAAIETAKRLGKGKNVLAILPDNGERYLSTPLYRYED; translated from the coding sequence ATGAGTAAATTAGTTAATTCAGTAGTAGATTTAATCGGAAATACACCAATTGTTAAATTAAATAATGTAACAGGCCCAAATGATGCGGATGTATATGTAAAAGTTGAATACTTTAACCCAGGTAGTAGTGTTAAAGACCGTTTAGCATATGCAATGATTAATAAAGCAGAAAAAGATGGCTTATTAAAAGAAGGTAGCACATTAATTGAACCAACAAGTGGTAACACAGGTATTGGCCTTGCAATGGTAGCAGCTGCAAAAGGATACAAAGCAGTTATTGTAATGCCTGATACAATGAGTATGGAACGTCGTAATTTACTTCGTGCTTATGGTGCAGAGTTAATTCTTACTCCTGGGGCAGAAGGTATGAAAGGTGCTATTGCAAAAGCAGAAGAACTTTCAAAAGAAAACGGTTGGTTCTTACCACAACAATTTGAAAACCCTGTAAACGCAGTAGTTCACCGCGAAACAACTGGTCCAGAAATCATTTCTGCATTTGAAGAAGCAGGTCTTTCATTAGATGCGTTTGTTTCGGGTGTTGGTACAGGTGGTACAGTAACTGGTTCTGGAGAAGCATTAAAAGGGAAATTCCCAGAAATCGAAATTATTGCAGTAGAACCAAAAGATTCTCCAGTCTTATCTGGTGGTAAACCGGGTCCACATAAAATCCAAGGTATTGGTGCTGGCTTCGTACCAGAAGTATTAAAACCAGAAGTAATCACTTCAATTTTCCCTGTTGAGAACGATGATGCTTTCGAAACTTCTCGCAAAGTAGCAAGAGAAGAAGGTATTCTTGGTGGTATTTCTGCAGGTGCAGCAATGTATGCAGCAATTGAAACTGCAAAACGCCTTGGTAAAGGTAAAAACGTTCTAGCTATTCTTCCTGATAATGGTGAACGTTACTTAAGTACACCATTATATCGCTACGAAGATTAA
- the hslO gene encoding Hsp33 family molecular chaperone HslO, which produces MADYLVRGLGFNGSVRAFAVCTTETVGEAQRRHNTWPTASAALGRTMTASVMMGAMLKGEDSITVKIDGNGPIGPIIVGANAKGEVRGYATHPQVHFDLNAQGKLDVRRAVGMEGSLTVVKDLGMRDHFTGQVPIVSGEIAEDFTYYFAKSEQVPSSVGLGVLVNTDNTILAAGGFVIQVLPGVDDETITEIEEHLATIEPVSKMIQKGYTPEEILEAVLGKGNVQILDTMPVKFQCTCSKERFGAAILSLGEKEIQDMIDEDGMAEAHCHFCEEKYHYSKEELEGFIEEIHEQKAN; this is translated from the coding sequence ATGGCTGATTATTTAGTAAGAGGACTTGGTTTTAATGGTAGTGTTCGGGCATTTGCAGTTTGCACTACAGAGACTGTAGGAGAAGCACAACGTCGTCACAATACATGGCCAACAGCTTCTGCAGCTCTTGGACGTACTATGACAGCTTCTGTTATGATGGGAGCAATGCTGAAAGGCGAAGATTCTATTACTGTTAAAATTGATGGTAATGGTCCAATCGGTCCTATAATTGTAGGTGCAAACGCAAAAGGCGAGGTTCGAGGATATGCAACACATCCTCAGGTTCATTTTGATTTAAATGCTCAAGGGAAATTAGATGTTCGCCGCGCGGTCGGTATGGAAGGGTCATTAACCGTTGTGAAAGACCTTGGTATGCGCGATCATTTTACAGGGCAAGTACCGATCGTTTCTGGAGAAATTGCAGAAGACTTCACATATTACTTCGCGAAATCCGAACAAGTGCCTTCATCTGTAGGACTTGGTGTATTGGTTAATACAGATAACACAATTCTTGCAGCAGGTGGATTTGTTATTCAGGTATTACCTGGTGTAGATGATGAAACAATAACTGAAATTGAAGAACATTTAGCCACTATTGAACCGGTCTCTAAAATGATTCAAAAAGGGTATACGCCAGAAGAAATTCTAGAAGCTGTTCTGGGTAAAGGAAATGTTCAAATTTTAGATACAATGCCTGTTAAATTCCAATGTACATGTTCTAAAGAACGCTTTGGTGCAGCAATTCTTAGTCTTGGTGAAAAAGAAATTCAAGATATGATCGATGAAGATGGTATGGCAGAGGCGCATTGTCACTTCTGTGAAGAAAAATATCATTACTCTAAAGAAGAATTAGAAGGTTTTATCGAAGAAATTCACGAACAAAAAGCTAATTAA
- a CDS encoding type III pantothenate kinase, protein MILVMDVGNTNISIGVYNAERLEHHWRMKTDPQKTEDEYAMQIKTLFMHETLSFEDVSGIIISSVVPPIMFALETMCRKYFSIEPVVVGPGVKTGLNIKCENPREIGADRIVNAVAAIQEYGAPLVVVDFGTATTYCYIDENSDYMGGAIAPGISISMEALFTKASKLPRVEIARPQSVIGKNTVSSMQAGIVYGYVGQVEGIVKRIREQSKEDPLVVATGGLASMIAKESKVIDIVDPFLTLKGLNLIYKRNHEEKRKNNG, encoded by the coding sequence ATGATTTTAGTGATGGATGTAGGAAATACAAATATTTCAATAGGGGTATACAACGCTGAACGACTGGAGCATCATTGGCGTATGAAGACGGATCCTCAAAAAACAGAGGATGAATATGCAATGCAGATTAAAACGCTGTTTATGCATGAAACTTTATCTTTTGAGGATGTAAGTGGTATTATTATTTCTTCAGTAGTACCACCAATCATGTTTGCGCTAGAAACTATGTGCCGTAAGTATTTTTCGATTGAACCAGTGGTTGTTGGTCCGGGTGTAAAAACAGGGCTCAATATTAAATGTGAAAATCCAAGAGAAATTGGAGCGGATCGAATTGTAAATGCTGTTGCGGCTATTCAGGAATATGGAGCACCACTTGTTGTGGTTGATTTTGGTACTGCAACAACATATTGTTACATTGATGAAAATAGTGATTATATGGGTGGAGCAATTGCCCCTGGAATTTCAATTTCAATGGAAGCACTTTTTACGAAAGCATCTAAACTTCCAAGAGTTGAAATCGCGAGACCTCAAAGTGTGATCGGTAAAAATACCGTATCTTCAATGCAAGCAGGTATTGTTTATGGTTATGTTGGACAAGTGGAAGGTATTGTAAAGCGTATACGTGAACAAAGTAAAGAAGATCCACTAGTTGTTGCAACAGGTGGTTTAGCTAGTATGATTGCAAAAGAATCAAAAGTAATCGATATTGTCGACCCTTTTTTAACTTTAAAAGGATTAAATTTAATTTATAAAAGAAATCATGAAGAAAAGAGGAAAAATAATGGCTGA